From the Anas platyrhynchos isolate ZD024472 breed Pekin duck chromosome 27, IASCAAS_PekinDuck_T2T, whole genome shotgun sequence genome, one window contains:
- the PPM1J gene encoding protein phosphatase 1J isoform X1: MLLRVRSAVGHLVAGLGPGAGAQPPAEPRRGGGGGGAGTGGGGGGGGGGGSGGAAALFCRPAFLQLTPEELRRADDHTGRAVQSPRDGRRRLPWSTGYAEVINAGKSQHNEDQACCEVVFVERRPSPRGRQPSGDGSRELDGGRKGFYFHYWALFDGHAGSGAAVMASKRLHLHICEQLRDLVDILQDPSPPPICLQHDARAGAAELSRAPLTEDNGEVPSDALPRFHLEKAVSHESLVIGAIENAFKHMDDQIEQERASQSISGGCCALAAVYLMGKFYVANAGDSRAIIIRNGEIIPMSREFTPETERQRLQFLAFLRPELLGKEFTHLEFPRRIQPKELGKKMLYRDQNMNGWAYKKIEEDDLKFPLIYGEGKKARVMATIGVTRGLGDHDLKVFSSNIHIKPFLSCFPEVRVYDLTQYEHCPDDVLVLGTDGLWDVTNDEEVASVVMEVLTSYEPNDPCRYTMVAQELVVRSRGVLKERGWRLPNDRLGSGDDISVFVIPLGGPGNYT, from the exons ATGCTGCTGCGGGTGCGCTCGGCGGTGGGGCACCTGGTGGCCGGGCTGGGCCCCGGGGCGGgcgcgcagcccccggccgagccccggcgcggcggcggcggcggcggagcggggaccggcggcggcggcggtggcggtggcggtggtggcagcGGGGGGGCAGCGGCGTTGTTTTGCCGGCCGGCCTTCCTGCAGCTGACGCCCGAGGAGCTGCGCCGGGCCGACGACCACACGGGCAGGGCCGTGCAGAGCCCCCGCGacggccgccgccgcctgcccTGGAGCACGGGCTACGCCGA GGTGATAAATGCGGGGAAGAGCCAGCACAACGAGGACCAGGCGTGCTGTGAGGTGGTGTTTGTGGAGAGGAGGCCAAGCCCCAGGGGCCGCCAACCCTCCGGGgatggcagcagggagctggatgGG GGCAGGAAGGGATTTTATTTCCACTACTGGGCTTTGTTTGATGGCCACGCGGGCAGCGGCGCTGCCGTCATGGCATCCAAAAGGCTCCACCTGCACATCTGCGAGCAGCTCCGGGACCTGGTGGACATCCTGCAGGacccctccccgcctcccatCTGCCTCCAGCACGACGCCAGGGCTGGCGCAGCCGAGCTGAGCCGGGCGCCCCTCACAGAGGACAACGGAGAGGTCCCCAGCGATGCCCTGCCACGCTTTCACCTGGAGAAAGCAGTGTCTCATGAGAGCCTGGTGATCGGTGCCATCGAGAACGCCTTCAAGCACATG GATGACCAGATCGAGCAGGAGCGGGCATCCCAGAGCATCTCCGGGGGCTGCTGTGCCCTGGCCGCCGTCTACCTCATGGGCAAGTTCTACGTGGCCAACGCTGGTGACAGCAG GGCCATTATCATCCGTAACGGGGAAATCATTCCAATGTCCAGGGAGTTTACTCCAGAGACAGAGAGGCAGAGGCTGCAGTTTTTA GCGTTCCTGAGGCCcgagctgctggggaaggagttCACGCACCTCGAGTTCCCCCGCAGGATCCAGCCCAAGGAGCTGGGGAAGAAGATGCTGTACAGAGACCAAAACATGAACGGCTG GGCTTACAAAAAGATCGAGGAGGACGACCTGAAGTTTCCACTTATCTATGGGGAAGGCAAAAAG GCTCGGGTGATGGCCACAATCGGGGTCACGCGTGGCCTGGGAGACCACGACCTGAAGGTGTTCAGCTCCAACATCCACATCAAGCCCTTCCTGTCCTGCTTCCCGGAG GTGAGGGTTTACGACCTCACGCAGTACGAGCACTGCCCTGACGACGTCTTGGTCTTGGGCACCGACGGGCTCTGGGATGTCACCAACGACGAGGAGGTGGCCAGCGTGGTGATGGAAGTGCTGACGAGCTACGAGCCCAATGACCCGTGCAG GTACACGATGGTGGCCCAGGAGCTGGTTGTGCGCTCCAGGGGGGTCCTGAAGGAGCGGGGCTGGCGGCTGCCCAACGACAGGCTGGGCTCTGGCGATGACATCTCCGTCTTCGTGATCCCCCTGGGGGGGCCGGGGAACTACACGTGA
- the PPM1J gene encoding protein phosphatase 1J isoform X2, with the protein MLLRVRSAVGHLVAGLGPGAGAQPPAEPRRLPWSTGYAEVINAGKSQHNEDQACCEVVFVERRPSPRGRQPSGDGSRELDGGRKGFYFHYWALFDGHAGSGAAVMASKRLHLHICEQLRDLVDILQDPSPPPICLQHDARAGAAELSRAPLTEDNGEVPSDALPRFHLEKAVSHESLVIGAIENAFKHMDDQIEQERASQSISGGCCALAAVYLMGKFYVANAGDSRAIIIRNGEIIPMSREFTPETERQRLQFLAFLRPELLGKEFTHLEFPRRIQPKELGKKMLYRDQNMNGWAYKKIEEDDLKFPLIYGEGKKARVMATIGVTRGLGDHDLKVFSSNIHIKPFLSCFPEVRVYDLTQYEHCPDDVLVLGTDGLWDVTNDEEVASVVMEVLTSYEPNDPCRYTMVAQELVVRSRGVLKERGWRLPNDRLGSGDDISVFVIPLGGPGNYT; encoded by the exons ATGCTGCTGCGGGTGCGCTCGGCGGTGGGGCACCTGGTGGCCGGGCTGGGCCCCGGGGCGGgcgcgcagcccccggccgagcc ccgccgcctgcccTGGAGCACGGGCTACGCCGA GGTGATAAATGCGGGGAAGAGCCAGCACAACGAGGACCAGGCGTGCTGTGAGGTGGTGTTTGTGGAGAGGAGGCCAAGCCCCAGGGGCCGCCAACCCTCCGGGgatggcagcagggagctggatgGG GGCAGGAAGGGATTTTATTTCCACTACTGGGCTTTGTTTGATGGCCACGCGGGCAGCGGCGCTGCCGTCATGGCATCCAAAAGGCTCCACCTGCACATCTGCGAGCAGCTCCGGGACCTGGTGGACATCCTGCAGGacccctccccgcctcccatCTGCCTCCAGCACGACGCCAGGGCTGGCGCAGCCGAGCTGAGCCGGGCGCCCCTCACAGAGGACAACGGAGAGGTCCCCAGCGATGCCCTGCCACGCTTTCACCTGGAGAAAGCAGTGTCTCATGAGAGCCTGGTGATCGGTGCCATCGAGAACGCCTTCAAGCACATG GATGACCAGATCGAGCAGGAGCGGGCATCCCAGAGCATCTCCGGGGGCTGCTGTGCCCTGGCCGCCGTCTACCTCATGGGCAAGTTCTACGTGGCCAACGCTGGTGACAGCAG GGCCATTATCATCCGTAACGGGGAAATCATTCCAATGTCCAGGGAGTTTACTCCAGAGACAGAGAGGCAGAGGCTGCAGTTTTTA GCGTTCCTGAGGCCcgagctgctggggaaggagttCACGCACCTCGAGTTCCCCCGCAGGATCCAGCCCAAGGAGCTGGGGAAGAAGATGCTGTACAGAGACCAAAACATGAACGGCTG GGCTTACAAAAAGATCGAGGAGGACGACCTGAAGTTTCCACTTATCTATGGGGAAGGCAAAAAG GCTCGGGTGATGGCCACAATCGGGGTCACGCGTGGCCTGGGAGACCACGACCTGAAGGTGTTCAGCTCCAACATCCACATCAAGCCCTTCCTGTCCTGCTTCCCGGAG GTGAGGGTTTACGACCTCACGCAGTACGAGCACTGCCCTGACGACGTCTTGGTCTTGGGCACCGACGGGCTCTGGGATGTCACCAACGACGAGGAGGTGGCCAGCGTGGTGATGGAAGTGCTGACGAGCTACGAGCCCAATGACCCGTGCAG GTACACGATGGTGGCCCAGGAGCTGGTTGTGCGCTCCAGGGGGGTCCTGAAGGAGCGGGGCTGGCGGCTGCCCAACGACAGGCTGGGCTCTGGCGATGACATCTCCGTCTTCGTGATCCCCCTGGGGGGGCCGGGGAACTACACGTGA